A single region of the Triticum dicoccoides isolate Atlit2015 ecotype Zavitan chromosome 2B, WEW_v2.0, whole genome shotgun sequence genome encodes:
- the LOC119361227 gene encoding aspartate--tRNA ligase 2, cytoplasmic-like → MFKFDEEQKFREYLSSKDIGIHTPKLISGSSEGGAAVFNLEYKNGNCACLAQSPQPHKQLAICGGFRHVLEVGDVFRAEDSNTHMHLCEFVGLDAEMEIMRHYFEICDIVDGLFVELFRHLNENWKMELDAINRQYPFEPVKYLESILRLSYEEGIQLLKPDV, encoded by the exons ATGTTTAAGTTCGATGAGGAGCAG AAATTCAGAGAATATTTGTCCTCAAAAGATATTGGGATCCACACTCCAAAGCTGATTTCAGGGTCAAGTGAAGGTGGAGCAGCAGTATTCAATCTTGAATATAAGAATGGAAACTGTGCTTGTTTAGCACAATCCCCACAGCCGCACAAGCAGCTGGCTATCTGTGGTGGGTTCCGTCATGTCTTAGAGGTTGGGGATGTGTTTAGAGCTGAAGATTCCAACACACATATGCATCTGTGTGAGTTTGTTGGTTTGGACGCTGAAATGGAGATTATGAGGCACTACTTTGAG ATTTGCGATATTGTGGATGGATTATTTGTAGAATTGTTCAGACACTTGAATGAAAATTGGAAGATGGAACTCGACGCAATTAATAGGCAGTATCCATTTGAACCAGTGAAG TACCTAGAGAGTATCTTGAGGCTCAGTTACGAGGAAGGGATACAATTGTTGAAG CCTGATGTATGA